One Sanguibacter keddieii DSM 10542 genomic window carries:
- a CDS encoding carbohydrate ABC transporter permease, with amino-acid sequence MTTVSLTAEATGNRTAPPTKGSQARRSRKAAETRAGYAFLTPWLLGFLLLTAGPMIASLYLAFTNYNLFSAPEWIGFDNFTRMFSDPQYIQSVKVTGLYVLIGTPIKLIAALAVAMLLNSKRRGQGAYRSIFYAPSLIGASVSIAIVWKAMFIDDGVVDQIGQVFGRDAGGWVGNPSMTMPMMILLTVWQFGAPMVIFLAGLKQVPNELYEAAEMDGAGPVRKFLRITLPMLSPVLFFNLLLETIHSFQIFGSAFIISGGTGGPAGSTLFYTLYLYRRGFVDFQMGYAAAMAWVLVLAVGIITFIFFKTSKSWVHYSGETK; translated from the coding sequence ATGACTACCGTGTCCCTCACTGCCGAGGCGACCGGGAACCGGACTGCTCCACCGACCAAGGGCTCGCAGGCGCGACGCTCTCGGAAAGCAGCCGAGACCCGCGCCGGTTACGCGTTCCTCACCCCCTGGCTGCTGGGATTCCTCCTGCTGACCGCGGGACCGATGATCGCGTCCCTGTACCTGGCCTTCACGAACTACAACCTGTTCAGCGCACCTGAGTGGATCGGGTTCGACAACTTCACGCGGATGTTCTCCGACCCGCAGTACATCCAGTCGGTCAAGGTGACCGGTCTGTACGTGCTCATCGGGACCCCGATCAAGCTGATCGCCGCACTCGCCGTCGCGATGCTGCTCAACAGCAAGCGTCGCGGCCAGGGTGCCTACCGGTCGATCTTCTACGCGCCCTCGCTCATCGGCGCGAGCGTCTCGATCGCCATCGTGTGGAAGGCCATGTTCATCGACGACGGTGTCGTCGACCAGATCGGCCAGGTCTTCGGGCGTGACGCTGGTGGCTGGGTCGGCAACCCGAGCATGACCATGCCGATGATGATCCTGCTGACCGTGTGGCAGTTCGGTGCCCCGATGGTCATCTTCCTCGCGGGCCTCAAGCAGGTCCCCAACGAGCTCTACGAGGCTGCCGAGATGGACGGAGCCGGCCCGGTCCGCAAGTTCCTGCGGATCACGCTGCCGATGCTCTCCCCGGTGCTCTTCTTCAACCTGCTGCTCGAGACCATCCACTCGTTCCAGATCTTCGGCTCCGCCTTCATCATCTCGGGCGGCACCGGTGGTCCCGCCGGGTCGACGCTCTTCTACACCCTGTACCTCTACCGTCGCGGTTTCGTGGACTTCCAGATGGGCTACGCCGCGGCGATGGCCTGGGTCCTCGTGCTCGCCGTCGGCATCATCACCTTCATCTTCTTCAAGACGTCGAAGTCGTGGGTCCACTACTCAGGGGAGACAAAATGA
- a CDS encoding carbohydrate ABC transporter permease, producing the protein MTSVLQKNVETPEHPDNLERSAELRREAKRKSLIKAAVFHVFVLAVAAVILYPALWMLMSSLKPSSEIVGNISLIPDNASFDNFVKALSGIGGVSFWTFFGNSLFLAVMSVVGVILSATITAYAFARIEFPGRKVWFSMMIATLLLPFHVVIIPQYIMFNELGLVNTFVPLLIGKFLAAEAFFVFLMVQFMRNLPRELDEAARIDGAGHVRIFRSIMLPLMKPPVMTASIFAFIWSWNDFFGPLLYLKKPDLFSLPVALRIYVDQTSVSDYGAQMAMAVLALVPVLLFFVIFQRFIVEGVSTQGLKG; encoded by the coding sequence ATGACCTCCGTCCTGCAGAAGAACGTCGAGACCCCGGAGCACCCGGACAACCTCGAGCGCAGCGCCGAGCTGCGCCGCGAGGCCAAGCGGAAGTCGCTGATCAAGGCGGCCGTGTTCCACGTGTTCGTCCTCGCGGTCGCCGCGGTGATCCTCTACCCGGCGCTGTGGATGCTCATGTCCTCGCTCAAGCCGTCGAGCGAGATCGTCGGCAACATCAGCCTCATCCCCGACAACGCGTCCTTCGACAACTTCGTCAAGGCGCTCAGCGGTATCGGCGGGGTGTCCTTCTGGACGTTCTTCGGCAACTCGCTGTTCCTCGCGGTGATGTCGGTGGTCGGCGTGATCCTCTCCGCCACCATCACGGCCTACGCCTTCGCGCGGATCGAGTTCCCGGGCCGCAAGGTGTGGTTCTCGATGATGATCGCGACGCTCCTGCTGCCGTTCCACGTGGTGATCATCCCGCAGTACATCATGTTCAACGAGCTCGGCCTGGTGAACACCTTCGTGCCGCTGCTCATCGGCAAGTTCCTGGCCGCCGAGGCGTTCTTCGTGTTCCTCATGGTGCAGTTCATGCGCAACCTGCCGCGTGAGCTCGACGAGGCCGCCCGCATCGACGGGGCCGGTCACGTGCGGATCTTCCGGTCGATCATGCTGCCGCTCATGAAGCCGCCTGTGATGACCGCGTCGATCTTCGCGTTCATCTGGAGCTGGAACGACTTCTTCGGGCCGCTGCTCTACCTCAAGAAGCCCGACCTGTTCTCGCTGCCGGTCGCCCTGCGCATCTACGTCGACCAGACGTCGGTGTCGGACTACGGCGCGCAGATGGCCATGGCCGTGCTCGCCCTCGTGCCGGTGCTGCTGTTCTTCGTCATCTTCCAGCGGTTCATCGTCGAGGGTGTCTCGACCCAGGGCTTGAAGGGCTGA
- a CDS encoding APC family permease, with product MTHDAPTSDEHQTGGADQQPPLSRTVTGRLLYVFILGDVLGAGVYALVGVMAGEVGGAVWLPLLVALGLALLTAGSYAELVTKYPKAGGAAVFAERAFKTPWVSFLVGYSMLAAGVTSAAGLAIAFAGDYLTTFVSMPTTLAAVGFLLLVALLNMRGIKESLRANVAMTVVELSGLLLIVVLAAVVLGRGEGDLGRTIEFTEGTAPALAVLGAALLAFYSFVGFETSANLAEEVVDVRRTYPRALFASLLTAGAVYVAVGVAAVAVVSPETLAGSTGPLLEVVSVADVVPERVFAAIALVAVANGALLTMIMASRLTYGMASQGLLPPVLARVLPGRRTPWVAIVVTTVVAMALVFTGELQVLAETVVLLLLIVFISTNVAVLVLRKDEVEEDHFRVVTVVPVLGVISCVALLTQQSAGTWLRAGILLAVGAVLYLVTRRASRPAPSRGGAQTG from the coding sequence ATGACGCACGACGCACCGACGTCCGACGAGCACCAGACCGGCGGCGCTGACCAGCAGCCGCCCCTCTCCCGCACGGTGACCGGCAGGCTCCTCTACGTCTTCATCCTCGGGGACGTCCTCGGTGCCGGCGTGTACGCGCTGGTCGGCGTGATGGCCGGCGAGGTGGGCGGCGCCGTGTGGCTGCCGCTGCTCGTGGCCCTCGGGCTCGCGCTCCTCACCGCGGGGTCCTATGCCGAGCTCGTCACCAAGTACCCGAAGGCCGGCGGGGCCGCGGTCTTCGCCGAGCGTGCCTTCAAGACGCCGTGGGTGTCCTTCCTCGTCGGGTACAGCATGCTCGCCGCCGGCGTCACGAGCGCTGCGGGCCTGGCGATCGCCTTCGCCGGCGACTACCTCACCACCTTCGTGTCGATGCCGACCACGCTCGCCGCCGTCGGGTTCCTCCTCCTCGTGGCCCTGCTCAACATGCGGGGCATCAAGGAGTCGCTCCGGGCGAACGTCGCCATGACGGTGGTCGAGCTGTCCGGCCTGCTCCTGATCGTGGTGCTCGCGGCGGTCGTCCTCGGCCGCGGCGAGGGCGACCTCGGACGCACGATCGAGTTCACGGAGGGCACCGCACCAGCCCTCGCCGTCCTCGGCGCCGCCCTGCTGGCCTTCTACTCCTTCGTCGGCTTCGAGACCTCCGCGAACCTCGCCGAGGAGGTCGTCGACGTGCGCCGCACCTACCCGAGGGCGCTCTTCGCGTCGCTGCTCACCGCGGGCGCCGTCTACGTGGCCGTGGGGGTCGCGGCGGTGGCCGTCGTCAGCCCGGAGACCCTCGCCGGGTCCACCGGACCGCTGCTCGAGGTCGTCTCCGTCGCCGACGTCGTCCCCGAGCGGGTCTTCGCCGCGATCGCCCTCGTCGCCGTCGCCAACGGCGCGCTGCTCACCATGATCATGGCCAGCCGCCTCACCTACGGCATGGCCTCGCAGGGCCTGCTGCCCCCGGTCCTCGCCCGCGTGCTCCCGGGGCGCCGGACGCCGTGGGTCGCGATCGTGGTGACCACCGTCGTCGCGATGGCCCTCGTGTTCACCGGCGAGCTCCAGGTGCTCGCCGAGACCGTCGTGCTCCTGCTGCTCATCGTGTTCATCAGCACCAACGTCGCGGTCCTCGTGCTCCGCAAGGACGAGGTCGAAGAGGACCACTTCCGGGTGGTCACCGTGGTGCCGGTGCTCGGGGTGATCAGCTGCGTCGCGCTCCTCACCCAGCAGTCCGCCGGGACCTGGCTGCGCGCCGGGATCCTGCTCGCCGTCGGCGCCGTGCTCTACCTCGTGACGCGCCGGGCGAGCCGGCCGGCGCCGTCACGCGGAGGCGCGCAGACCGGTTGA
- a CDS encoding methyl-accepting chemotaxis protein, with translation MRWGGARRRTAELEAQVAAYAAALEAVSDAARAGARGDMERRVVAVPEADALGFASVRDDVNRFFDVTDAFIREAGAALAAAGTGRFERELMLTGLSGAFRSQAVTINEARLTMAEDAARLRAAETARGTLVEDFERDVLHVSQAVGQTARSMAGTVGDLQGVTATVVQRAGEASDAVGRLGESSETIRQVIGLITDVTRQTRLLALNASIEAARVGAAGRGFAVVADEVGRLADETAKASTRVEEQLGASQEVISEVAGALGKIDESVDAMRGGVTGLAERISTGTSTDQALTDAAVHLESSVQEFLTVLRDG, from the coding sequence ATGAGGTGGGGTGGCGCACGACGCCGCACCGCCGAGCTCGAGGCCCAGGTCGCCGCCTACGCAGCAGCCCTCGAGGCCGTCTCCGACGCCGCCCGCGCCGGTGCCCGCGGCGACATGGAGCGCCGGGTCGTCGCGGTCCCCGAGGCCGACGCCCTCGGCTTCGCGTCGGTCCGTGACGACGTCAACAGGTTCTTCGACGTCACCGACGCGTTCATCCGCGAGGCGGGCGCAGCCCTGGCCGCGGCCGGCACCGGCCGCTTCGAGCGCGAGCTCATGCTCACCGGCCTCTCGGGTGCGTTCCGCTCGCAGGCCGTCACCATCAACGAGGCGCGCCTGACCATGGCGGAGGACGCCGCACGGCTGCGCGCCGCGGAGACCGCCCGCGGGACCCTCGTCGAGGACTTCGAGCGCGACGTGCTGCACGTGTCGCAGGCCGTCGGGCAGACCGCGCGGAGCATGGCCGGCACCGTCGGCGACCTCCAGGGCGTCACCGCGACCGTCGTCCAGCGGGCGGGCGAGGCCAGCGACGCCGTCGGGCGGCTCGGCGAGTCGTCGGAGACCATCCGCCAGGTCATCGGCCTCATCACCGACGTCACCCGCCAGACCCGTCTCCTCGCGCTCAACGCGTCGATCGAGGCCGCACGCGTCGGTGCCGCCGGCCGGGGCTTCGCCGTCGTCGCCGACGAGGTCGGGCGCCTCGCCGACGAGACCGCCAAGGCGAGCACCCGCGTCGAGGAGCAGCTCGGCGCCTCGCAGGAGGTCATCTCCGAGGTGGCCGGGGCCCTCGGCAAGATCGACGAGAGCGTCGACGCCATGCGCGGCGGCGTCACCGGCCTCGCCGAGCGGATCTCGACCGGCACCAGCACCGACCAGGCGCTGACGGACGCCGCCGTGCACCTCGAGTCCTCGGTCCAGGAGTTCCTCACGGTGCTGCGGGACGGGTGA
- a CDS encoding PAS domain-containing protein: protein MSSTVAVRPTEVRPAGDRLTAVRPTGVERVLADDQLIVSKTDLKGRLTYTNDVFLTISAIDEPDAIGRPHNLIRHPDMPRGIFRLLWDTLRSGEELFAYVQNLALDGAHYWVFAHVTPSRDAQGRTVGYHSTRRAVSASARAQVERLYADMRRVEAQHSGRGADEASLTWLREQLAAQGQTYSEWLWSVAGGAR, encoded by the coding sequence CCACAGAGGTCCGTCCTGCAGGGGACCGCCTGACGGCCGTCCGGCCCACAGGGGTCGAGCGCGTCCTCGCGGACGACCAGCTGATCGTCAGCAAGACCGACCTCAAGGGCCGGCTCACCTACACGAACGACGTGTTCCTCACGATCTCCGCGATCGACGAGCCCGACGCCATCGGTCGCCCGCACAACCTCATCCGGCACCCGGACATGCCCCGCGGCATCTTCCGGCTGCTCTGGGACACGCTCCGCTCTGGCGAGGAGCTGTTCGCGTACGTGCAGAACCTGGCTCTGGACGGTGCCCACTACTGGGTCTTCGCGCACGTCACCCCGTCGCGCGACGCCCAGGGCCGCACCGTCGGCTACCACTCCACGCGCCGCGCCGTGAGCGCGTCGGCGCGCGCCCAGGTCGAGCGCCTGTACGCCGACATGCGCCGTGTCGAGGCCCAGCACAGCGGACGCGGCGCCGACGAGGCGTCCCTCACCTGGCTGCGCGAGCAGCTCGCCGCCCAGGGCCAGACCTACAGCGAGTGGCTGTGGAGCGTCGCGGGAGGTGCCCGATGA